In Helicobacter mastomyrinus, a single genomic region encodes these proteins:
- the fusA gene encoding elongation factor G translates to MARKTPLARIRNIGIAAHIDAGKTTTSERILFYTGVSHKIGEVHDGAATMDWMEQEKERGITITSATTTCFWKDYQINLIDTPGHVDFTIEVERSMRVLDGAVAVFCSVGGVQPQSETVWRQANKYGVPRMVFVNKMDRIGANFYNVESQIKQRLKANPVPISIPIGAEENFKGVVDLIQMKAIVWNDESMGAKYDIEDIPAELIEKANEYREKLVEAAAEQDEALMEKYLGGEELSIEDIKKGVKIGCLNMSLIPMLCGSSFKNKGVQTLLDAVVDFLPAPTEVAEIKGIDPKDESELSVESSDNGAFAGLAFKIMTDPFVGQLTFVRAYRGKLESGSYVLNSTKGKKERVGRLLKMHSNKREDIKEIYAGEICAFVGLKDTVTGDTLCDEKQPVILERMDFPEPVIQIAVEPKTKADQEKMSIALGKLAEEDPSFRVSTHEETGQTLIGGMGELHLEIIVDRLKREFKVEAEVGEPQVAFRETIRTAVEQECKYAKQSGGRGQYGHVHIRLEPKEPGEGYEFVNNISGGVIPKEYIPAVDKGIQEAMQNGVLAGYPVVDFKVTLYDGSYHDVDSSEMAFKIAGSMAFKDACRKANAVLLEPMMKVEVEVPEEYMGDVIGDLNRRRGQINSMDDRMGLKIVNAFVPLAEMFGYSTDLRSATQGRGTYTMEFDHYGEVPNNIAKEIMEKRKG, encoded by the coding sequence ATGGCTAGAAAAACTCCTTTAGCAAGAATTAGAAATATCGGTATTGCTGCACATATTGATGCGGGTAAAACTACGACTTCAGAACGGATTCTCTTTTATACCGGTGTAAGCCATAAAATCGGTGAAGTGCACGATGGCGCAGCAACTATGGACTGGATGGAGCAAGAAAAAGAACGTGGGATTACCATTACTTCTGCAACTACAACTTGTTTTTGGAAAGACTATCAAATTAATCTTATTGACACTCCCGGACACGTTGATTTTACCATCGAGGTAGAACGTTCTATGCGTGTGCTTGATGGTGCTGTTGCGGTATTTTGCTCTGTGGGAGGTGTGCAGCCTCAAAGTGAAACCGTGTGGCGACAAGCAAACAAGTATGGTGTGCCTCGTATGGTGTTTGTGAACAAAATGGATAGAATCGGCGCAAATTTCTATAATGTAGAGAGCCAAATCAAGCAACGCCTAAAAGCTAACCCTGTGCCTATTAGTATCCCCATTGGTGCAGAGGAGAACTTTAAGGGTGTGGTTGATTTGATTCAAATGAAGGCTATCGTGTGGAATGATGAATCAATGGGTGCAAAATATGATATTGAGGATATTCCTGCTGAACTTATAGAAAAAGCAAATGAGTATAGAGAAAAGCTTGTAGAGGCTGCCGCAGAACAAGATGAAGCTTTGATGGAAAAATATCTTGGTGGTGAGGAGCTGAGTATCGAGGATATTAAAAAGGGTGTAAAGATTGGTTGTTTAAATATGAGTCTTATTCCTATGCTTTGTGGCTCAAGCTTTAAGAATAAAGGTGTGCAGACATTACTTGATGCGGTGGTTGATTTTCTCCCTGCACCTACTGAAGTGGCAGAAATCAAAGGTATTGACCCAAAAGATGAATCTGAACTTAGCGTAGAATCAAGCGATAATGGCGCGTTTGCAGGTTTGGCGTTTAAAATTATGACTGACCCATTTGTAGGGCAGCTAACCTTCGTCCGTGCATATCGTGGGAAGTTAGAATCTGGTAGCTATGTTTTAAACTCTACAAAAGGTAAAAAAGAGCGTGTAGGGCGACTTTTGAAAATGCACTCAAATAAACGCGAAGACATAAAAGAGATTTATGCGGGTGAGATTTGTGCTTTTGTAGGATTAAAAGATACAGTGACGGGTGATACGCTTTGTGATGAGAAGCAGCCCGTTATCTTGGAGAGAATGGACTTCCCAGAGCCAGTTATTCAAATTGCTGTAGAGCCAAAAACTAAGGCAGACCAAGAAAAAATGTCTATTGCACTAGGCAAACTTGCAGAGGAGGATCCTAGCTTTAGAGTAAGCACACACGAAGAAACAGGGCAAACACTTATTGGCGGTATGGGTGAATTACACTTAGAAATTATTGTTGATAGATTAAAGCGTGAGTTTAAGGTTGAGGCTGAAGTAGGTGAGCCACAAGTCGCTTTTAGAGAGACTATACGCACTGCCGTAGAGCAAGAGTGTAAATATGCAAAACAATCCGGTGGGCGTGGGCAATATGGACACGTGCATATTAGGCTTGAACCAAAAGAACCCGGTGAGGGCTATGAGTTTGTGAATAATATTAGTGGCGGTGTGATACCAAAAGAATATATTCCTGCTGTTGATAAAGGTATCCAAGAAGCAATGCAAAATGGTGTGCTCGCAGGCTATCCTGTCGTGGATTTTAAAGTAACACTTTATGATGGAAGCTATCACGATGTGGATTCATCTGAAATGGCATTCAAAATTGCTGGTTCTATGGCTTTTAAAGATGCTTGTCGTAAGGCAAATGCAGTATTATTAGAGCCTATGATGAAAGTCGAAGTGGAAGTCCCAGAGGAGTATATGGGTGATGTCATAGGAGACTTGAACAGGCGAAGAGGGCAAATTAACTCTATGGATGATCGTATGGGTTTAAAGATTGTAAATGCCTTTGTGCCTTTAGCTGAAATGTTTGGATACTCAACTGATTTACGTTCGGCTACACAAGGTAGAGGTACATATACAATGGAATTTGACCATTATGGCGAAGTACCAAACAATATTGCTAAAGAGATTATGGAAAAACGTAAAGGTTAA
- the rpsG gene encoding 30S ribosomal protein S7, whose amino-acid sequence MRRRKAPVREILGDPIYNNKVVTKFINKMMFDGKKSVSEKIIYAAFDRIEEKSGEKGIEVFEKALERVKPLVEVRSRRVGGATYQVPVEVRPARQQSLSIRWLLEATRKRNERTMVERLASELVDAANERGAAFKKKEDVHKMAEANKAFAHYRW is encoded by the coding sequence ATGAGACGAAGAAAAGCTCCTGTGAGAGAGATTTTAGGGGACCCAATTTATAACAACAAGGTAGTAACAAAATTCATTAACAAAATGATGTTTGATGGCAAGAAAAGTGTAAGTGAAAAAATCATTTATGCAGCATTTGATAGGATCGAGGAAAAAAGCGGTGAAAAGGGCATAGAGGTATTTGAAAAAGCGCTTGAGCGCGTCAAACCTCTTGTAGAGGTAAGAAGCCGCCGTGTAGGTGGAGCGACTTATCAGGTACCTGTTGAAGTAAGACCCGCTCGTCAGCAATCTCTTTCTATCAGGTGGTTGCTTGAGGCGACACGTAAAAGAAATGAGCGCACAATGGTAGAGCGTTTAGCAAGTGAGCTAGTAGATGCTGCAAATGAAAGAGGAGCAGCTTTTAAGAAAAAAGAAGATGTGCACAAAATGGCTGAAGCTAACAAGGCATTTGCACATTATCGTTGGTAA